A window from Halomicrobium urmianum encodes these proteins:
- a CDS encoding RidA family protein, whose translation MDRVRVSTGTDWEPRVGYSRAIRTGDHVHVAGTTATDDDGAVVAPGDPEAQTQRALEIIEAALAGAGADRSDVVRTRLFVTDVDDWEAIGEVHGEYFGDVRPAATMVEVERLIDPDAVVEIEATAIVGERRDCGT comes from the coding sequence ATGGACCGAGTCCGCGTTTCGACGGGCACCGACTGGGAGCCGCGGGTGGGCTACTCACGGGCGATCAGAACCGGAGACCACGTCCACGTCGCCGGGACGACGGCCACGGACGACGACGGGGCGGTCGTCGCGCCGGGCGACCCCGAGGCGCAGACGCAGCGTGCACTGGAGATAATCGAGGCCGCGCTGGCCGGGGCCGGTGCCGACCGCTCGGACGTGGTGCGGACGCGGCTGTTCGTCACGGACGTCGACGACTGGGAGGCGATCGGTGAGGTCCACGGAGAGTACTTCGGCGACGTGCGACCGGCCGCGACGATGGTCGAGGTCGAGCGACTGATCGATCCGGACGCGGTGGTCGAGATCGAAGCGACGGCGATCGTCGGAGAACGGAGGGACTGCGGAACGTGA
- a CDS encoding GNAT family N-acetyltransferase yields MPEAGVERVDDESLEPALSVRRAVFVEEQGVPEDRERDGRDAAAVHFLACEAGDPVGTARLRRVDDATGKVERVAVLPDHRGEGWGRRLMAAVEDEARRRGLDRLRLHAQTSVEGFYRALDYQTTSDVFEEAGIPHVEMETELR; encoded by the coding sequence GTGCCCGAAGCCGGCGTCGAACGCGTCGACGACGAGTCGCTGGAGCCCGCACTGTCCGTCCGCAGGGCCGTCTTCGTCGAGGAGCAGGGCGTCCCCGAGGACCGCGAGCGCGACGGCCGCGACGCCGCCGCCGTCCACTTCCTCGCGTGCGAGGCGGGCGACCCGGTGGGGACCGCACGGCTACGGCGGGTCGACGACGCGACCGGGAAGGTCGAGCGAGTCGCCGTCCTCCCCGACCACCGCGGCGAGGGATGGGGCCGCCGGCTGATGGCCGCCGTCGAGGACGAGGCCCGCCGCCGCGGCCTCGACCGACTCCGGCTGCACGCCCAGACGAGCGTCGAGGGGTTCTACCGCGCGCTCGACTATCAGACGACCAGCGACGTCTTCGAGGAGGCCGGCATCCCCCACGTCGAGATGGAGACGGAGCTTCGATGA
- the guaB gene encoding IMP dehydrogenase gives MANEPEPFSEKLRVPEALTFDDVLLRPKESRVEPDEADTTTRVSTNVTLNVPVLSAAMDTVTESDLAIAMARHGGLGVLHQNMDVDQMVAEIERVKRADELIIRDVVTAEPDQTVREVDEMMSRQGVSGAPVVDEDDEVLGIISGTDIRPYLEVGEEDQVSEAMTDEVITAGEDVTPREALELMYEHKIERVPIVDDDDRLIGLVTMQGILQRREYDQAARDEDGRPIAGAAVGPFEVDRAEAADEAGVDVLFIDCAHAHNLNVIESAREIKETVDADVVVGNIGTREAAEDVVDFADGVKVGIGPGSICTTRVVTGAGMPQITAVSQVADVASQHDVPVIADGGIRYSGDAIKAIAAGADAVMLGSYFAGTDEAPGRVITMNGKKYKQYRGMGSVGAMSEGSGERYLKEEEEDEEFVPEGVEAATPYKGPLADELHQLVGGMQSGMGYVGAETIPEFKERAEFVRVSAAGQQESHPHDVMITDEAPNYSPDDA, from the coding sequence ATGGCGAACGAGCCCGAGCCCTTCTCGGAGAAGCTCCGCGTACCGGAGGCCCTGACGTTCGACGACGTGCTCCTCAGACCCAAGGAGTCCCGCGTCGAGCCGGACGAGGCCGACACCACGACGCGCGTCTCGACGAACGTCACGCTGAACGTGCCCGTCCTCTCCGCGGCGATGGACACCGTCACGGAGAGCGACCTGGCGATCGCAATGGCACGCCACGGCGGCCTCGGCGTCCTCCACCAGAACATGGACGTCGACCAGATGGTCGCGGAGATCGAGCGCGTCAAGCGCGCCGACGAGCTGATCATCCGGGACGTCGTCACCGCCGAGCCCGACCAGACCGTCCGCGAGGTCGACGAGATGATGAGCCGCCAGGGCGTCTCTGGCGCCCCGGTCGTCGACGAGGACGACGAGGTTCTGGGCATCATCTCCGGCACCGACATCCGCCCGTACCTGGAGGTCGGCGAGGAGGACCAGGTCAGCGAGGCGATGACCGACGAGGTCATCACCGCCGGCGAGGACGTCACGCCGCGGGAGGCGCTGGAGCTGATGTACGAGCACAAGATCGAGCGCGTCCCCATCGTCGACGACGACGACCGCCTCATCGGCCTCGTCACGATGCAGGGGATCCTCCAGCGCCGCGAGTACGACCAGGCCGCCCGCGACGAGGACGGCCGCCCCATCGCCGGCGCCGCCGTGGGTCCCTTCGAGGTTGACCGCGCAGAGGCCGCCGACGAGGCCGGCGTCGACGTGCTGTTCATCGACTGCGCCCACGCGCACAACCTGAACGTCATCGAGAGCGCCCGCGAGATCAAGGAGACCGTCGACGCCGACGTCGTCGTCGGCAACATCGGCACCCGCGAGGCCGCGGAGGACGTCGTCGACTTCGCGGACGGCGTCAAGGTCGGCATCGGCCCCGGCTCGATCTGTACGACTCGCGTCGTCACCGGTGCCGGCATGCCGCAGATCACGGCCGTCTCGCAGGTGGCCGACGTGGCCAGCCAGCACGACGTGCCCGTCATCGCCGACGGCGGCATCCGCTACTCCGGCGACGCGATCAAGGCCATCGCCGCCGGTGCCGACGCCGTCATGCTCGGCTCGTACTTCGCCGGTACCGACGAGGCGCCGGGTCGCGTCATCACGATGAACGGCAAGAAGTACAAGCAGTACCGCGGCATGGGGAGCGTCGGCGCGATGTCAGAGGGCAGCGGCGAGCGCTACCTCAAGGAGGAAGAGGAGGACGAGGAGTTCGTCCCCGAGGGCGTGGAGGCCGCGACGCCGTACAAGGGCCCGCTGGCGGACGAGCTCCACCAGCTCGTCGGTGGCATGCAGTCCGGCATGGGCTACGTCGGCGCCGAGACCATCCCCGAGTTCAAGGAGCGCGCCGAGTTCGTCCGCGTCTCCGCGGCCGGCCAGCAGGAGAGCCACCCCCACGACGTGATGATCACGGACGAGGCGCCCAACTACAGCCCCGACGACGCCTGA
- a CDS encoding DUF5795 family protein, which translates to MTENRVVQGRMVTPESLAELIEDEDVLDAEDIEDADRECPDCGGDVIAVGYMPSAVEFVTGYKCQDCDWATTDRDE; encoded by the coding sequence ATGACCGAGAACCGCGTGGTTCAGGGTCGGATGGTCACCCCTGAGAGCCTCGCCGAGCTGATTGAGGACGAAGACGTCCTGGACGCCGAGGACATCGAGGACGCCGACCGCGAGTGCCCCGACTGCGGCGGCGACGTCATCGCCGTCGGCTACATGCCCAGCGCCGTCGAGTTCGTCACGGGCTACAAGTGCCAGGACTGCGACTGGGCGACGACCGACCGCGACGAATAA
- a CDS encoding plastocyanin/azurin family copper-binding protein codes for MDRRQYLARVGSGLVVGTGALAGCTSPGAEEATETEAGGEETEPEATEAEGTPTEGVETARNETNGNESAGGTGGGGSEVAMITEGQDYIFDPIGLYVEPGATVTWVNESGSHSSTAYTEDNPQSEVNRIPEGAEGWNSGTLTDEGAEFMHTFDTEGTYDYYCIPHKTLGMVGRIVVGEPSGFEDDPPDGAVPSEQRIVDEGAVAAGDFEG; via the coding sequence ATGGACAGACGCCAGTACCTCGCGAGAGTCGGATCCGGACTAGTCGTCGGAACAGGAGCGCTCGCGGGGTGTACGTCGCCGGGCGCGGAGGAGGCCACCGAGACGGAGGCCGGGGGTGAGGAAACGGAGCCGGAGGCCACGGAAGCGGAGGGGACCCCGACCGAGGGCGTCGAGACGGCGAGGAACGAGACGAATGGCAACGAGTCGGCCGGCGGGACCGGAGGCGGCGGAAGCGAGGTGGCGATGATCACCGAGGGTCAGGACTACATCTTCGATCCGATCGGCCTCTACGTCGAGCCCGGAGCGACGGTCACCTGGGTCAACGAGTCCGGAAGCCACTCCTCGACGGCGTACACCGAGGACAATCCCCAGTCCGAGGTGAATCGGATCCCCGAGGGCGCCGAGGGCTGGAACAGCGGGACGCTCACCGACGAGGGGGCCGAGTTCATGCACACCTTCGATACGGAGGGGACCTACGACTACTACTGCATCCCGCACAAGACTCTCGGGATGGTCGGGCGGATCGTGGTCGGCGAGCCCAGCGGATTCGAGGATGACCCGCCGGACGGCGCGGTGCCGTCCGAGCAACGGATCGTCGACGAGGGCGCGGTAGCCGCAGGCGACTTCGAGGGGTAA
- a CDS encoding DUF5794 domain-containing protein — protein MSSSQHPVALALERRVGGATRLLATVMLLPLLDGVFVAVVLAGGLTTVTGIVEVGLLVFGGSATLAVILAEMEGSPKRMAVSILTVGAVVIAGAVLVAALAPTVRGLLRLEVFERFAAVIILAIAGRTASARIGEWLPRPSIILLLGFVASVTPTGVSLTVQTDPALMLRAAASAGVGVAFALAAALSAPWLRNAVDIDRFRFGSAVALGVLPLSIFGVLGNAPVALAVLGVTTLLSFDPQRARERDAEWDPDHVDVTAAFADGGASQGVGHDEADSEPHPTVDVDEEVEEDVDEDRLPWL, from the coding sequence ATGAGCAGCTCCCAGCATCCGGTTGCCCTCGCCCTCGAGCGACGCGTCGGCGGCGCGACCAGGCTCCTCGCGACGGTGATGCTCCTGCCCCTGCTGGACGGGGTGTTCGTCGCCGTCGTCCTCGCGGGCGGGCTCACGACCGTCACCGGCATCGTCGAGGTCGGCCTGCTCGTGTTCGGCGGGTCCGCGACCCTCGCGGTCATCCTCGCGGAGATGGAGGGTTCACCGAAAAGGATGGCCGTCTCGATCCTGACTGTCGGGGCCGTGGTCATCGCCGGCGCGGTCCTCGTCGCGGCGCTCGCGCCGACCGTCCGCGGACTGCTCCGACTGGAGGTGTTCGAGCGCTTCGCCGCCGTCATCATCCTCGCCATCGCGGGCCGCACAGCCAGCGCCCGGATCGGCGAGTGGCTGCCCCGCCCGTCTATCATCCTCCTGCTGGGGTTCGTCGCGAGCGTGACCCCCACCGGCGTGAGCCTGACCGTCCAGACGGATCCGGCGCTCATGCTCCGCGCGGCGGCGTCCGCCGGCGTCGGCGTCGCCTTCGCCCTCGCCGCCGCGCTCAGCGCCCCGTGGCTCCGCAACGCCGTCGACATCGATCGCTTCCGCTTCGGCAGCGCCGTCGCGCTGGGCGTCCTCCCGCTGTCCATCTTCGGCGTCCTCGGAAACGCCCCCGTCGCGCTGGCCGTCCTCGGCGTGACGACGCTGCTGTCCTTCGACCCCCAGCGGGCCCGAGAGCGCGACGCCGAGTGGGACCCCGACCACGTCGACGTCACCGCCGCATTCGCCGACGGCGGGGCGTCACAGGGCGTCGGCCACGACGAGGCCGACTCCGAACCCCATCCGACCGTCGACGTCGACGAGGAGGTGGAGGAGGACGTCGACGAGGACCGCCTCCCGTGGCTGTGA